A window of Bufo gargarizans isolate SCDJY-AF-19 chromosome 9, ASM1485885v1, whole genome shotgun sequence contains these coding sequences:
- the LOC122919952 gene encoding proline rich transmembrane protein 1B-like, translating into MAATGSAEMEVPIQEDGERSEATAEMSHVADTPDHVQPKNTSEEPKGIENTGFVGDPPPYSPPDPKIAHLLYPSYPANFSGNTPVYYQSAPAMSSVYSQQNLAPGSYPYIINDSALGMPPSQPEARTKDYMVESVLVTFFCCFLTGIIAVVYSHETRSALSRGDLLQAQESSRKARSLILFSLLFGVFISASWIIYVVVTIFL; encoded by the exons ATGGCTGCTACAG GTTCTGCAGAAATGGAGGTTCCGATCCAAGAGGACGGGGAGAGAAGTGAAGCCACGGCAGAAATGAGCCACGTAGCTGACACTCCTGACCATGTCCAGCCCAAGAACACCTCAGAGGAACCTAAAGGAATAGAGAACACAGGTTTTGTGGGGGACCCCCCACCTTATTCCCCCCCAGACCCAAAGATTGCTCATCTCCTGTATCCCAGCTACCCAGCGAACTTCTCGGGGAACACGCCCGTCTACTACCAGTCCGCGCCCGCCATGTCCAGTGTGTACAGTCAGCAGAACCTGGCGCCGGGGTCGTATCCCTATATCATA AACGACAGCGCCCTGGGGATGCCGCCTTCACAGCCGGAGGCGAGGACCAAGGACTACATGGTGGAGTCGGTGCTGGTCACGTTCTTCTGCTGCTTCCTGACGGGGATCATCGCTGTGGTCTACTCGCATGAG ACCCGATCGGCACTGAGCAGAGGCGACCTCCTGCAGGCCCAGGAGTCCTCCCGCAAGGCGCGCTCCCTCATCCTCTTCAGCCTGCTCTTTGGCGTCTTCATCTCAGCCAGCTGGATCATATACGTGGTGGTGACCATATTCTTATGA